In Brassica napus cultivar Da-Ae chromosome A3, Da-Ae, whole genome shotgun sequence, the sequence aaacTGAAGAGGTGATACATGTGTTAGTGTCTACTTATTACCAAAACTtatccgttttaatatttttgttggcTGAAATATTTGCAGATAGATACTTAAAATGTTAATCGGTTGCAAAGGCgatgaaattttaatatgtttcaatataattcatattttagagaaaaaaatgtttttgaaaacattaattgggtttaataaattttaattggttAGAAAATATGGAACATAGctaatcacaaaaaaaacaatatatttaataatatgttttcgTAATTTGTGTGAAAACTCTAAAACATACATCATTTAGAAAGGGAGAAAGTAGCATTTTTTCTGTTAAcaacattttctataatattgtaCGTCTTTGCAGCCGATTAAGACTACATTTttatagaaagaaaagaattaTTAGTAGCATTTTCATGCTTTAACTCATTAACAGATAATTGCAACTAGTaacatgtaatttattttaagaagaAGCCTGTTCAATGCATTTTTGTTCATAATAATAAGACAAAGGATAGTACAATAACGTAAATACATCAAATAAAGAAAGATGAAGTCTTGGCCGGCGAGAAAAATAAACAACTGTTACAAAAAAGTAATTGTGAACTTATTGAAATGTATGATATTTTATCACGTATGCAGAGTTGTGCCTTCGCGAGGGGAAAATAAACTTTCACCTGCATCAtcttgtaaataaaataatataaaattgagtTTCAAAACAAGAAAGTAAATGCAATGTGATCTTATGAGATACTCCAAGAAATCTAATTGAACATTGAGCTAATATAAACTTCTAATTATCGACCCCGTCTGCTCCATTTATTTTTACccatataaagttataaacttgTTCAACCAAgtttctaatttaaaaaaaaaaaaattctgtttGTAAATTAGTTGCATTATTAGAAAATTAAAGTTTACCAAAATCTAAGAGGCTTATTGAAATACTATATTATAAGAAaggttaaaaatattaactggcCTAATCAACccctattatatttataatttcagGTAATGATGCATCTGCTGAAATAAGTTTTCTCAAATTTAAATATGTCCATATCTTACGTTTGTACAAATATATCACAAAagaggttgacaaaaaaaaaatatcacaaaaGAGAGTAagtggacataatgtcattttgTCTATAAACAGCTGTTAAATGTCGAtcttagaaatttaatttttatattttgatgtttactctaattatttatttattgggaTAGTGACACATTATTATATaagtttgtgtatatatatgaattGAGGCAATTTGTTATGTATCCCTAGGCACAGCTCGGCAAGTATGTActgtgaaaacaaaaacaaaatgttagTCAACCAATTATTCCTTTCGGTgtcgatttttttaaaaagatgtcGAACGTTCGAGCAACACTTtattaacaaaacaataaaacgTGAATTTCAGGGGGGAGGGGGGATATTCGGGAGTAAATATACGTGCATAGAAAGAAATATAGAATTTTGTAGAgttattttttgttctaaaaaaataaattttttaaacttttaagatatttttaatagttaatattgataaattatatacttttaaaaaacattaattaaaaatatttgaattgattaaataatattagttgatagttattaaaaaatatatagtgatataaataataaatttaattgtaaatatttattatatttttaaaatgcgTGAATACTTTGTAAAATCTATCTTTCGAAAATGGAAGAAGTGCATATGTGTAAACAAACAAATACGAGACAGTATTCAAGGGTAATTTTTGAAAACCACACTGATCTCACCAATCACCATCTTTTgcaaaaattatagttttatacaacaagaaaaagagaaaaaacacTGCACATTTAATCCTAACTTGAGAAATTGCACCCTATAGCTACACAAAAACCCCAAATTAGCTAACTAACCAAAatcctcttctctttcttcaatcctcttcctatctctctctactctcactctataaatctaattttagttttttttttggctatttCACAAATTCTCCCTTATAACTTTACTGAGTAAAAGATAAAGTACGTACTTCGATAACGCCAGCTACTACTACCCAAATATTCCTATAAAAACGCACAAGATATAATGAAAACAATAAAGAAAATTTGTTAACCTATTTGAATTCTTTACTAATAgaataattttattcaaaaatatgtaaaattattatggttaacacgttaaataaataaagctgAATTGTTAtagtaaatacaattaatgaaatattttgaaagaggaaaaaatataaaaaatgtaattaaacatataaaaataagtaagttatgttttatattttgtaataaatgaAATAGAAAAGACAATAAATGAAATGGTTCAAATTAgttaaaaaagaatgaaaatctATAAAAACCACTTACAAATAAGAAAgtattattttctacttcaaTTTAAATCGAATAGATTTTGTATACAAAAGATTAATTTTTAGGATATAATTAATGcatttgtttttaaaacttatatataaattttaaagcaaAATTTTGAGTGGagaaaatttattgataaaaccaaaaactaatagCTAAAAGgatgtatttattattttttgatgtgTGTGAAAACCTTTATACAGTATACACTTTTAAATTGGATCAATATTTCTAATAGAAACCAAAGAagtcaacttcttctttaaaaatatactagAAATTGATCCGTGCATCCGCGCGGATATTggttcttacatttttatatattgatatttgttttttattagtgttatatatCTTAGATGCgtcgtaatataactaattgtattcaaaagacctAAACTGAATCGgataatatgatttattttttgtacaaATATTCGAACCCGTTTaagatacatttgttatttagatatttttaggttcctatacattaaaacagaaCTCATCCAATCCATAAGGACCCAATTCAAAACcaacacataaatttataatattcaagtgtagcctaatttcaaaacaaaaacgatACCAAAAAAACAACTCGTATTTAAATGGATAGCCAATGTTCATGcctaattgattttataaactaataaaaatgactctttctatgtgtttggctaaattaagtaaaataaaagagttttttatttagtaaaataattatttagagtgaaaaattaagtgatattaatgtaatacatttttattattttagtttaggttattattttattcacaaaaacatgtcttcgaattatgtttttggctacgtaattttctaccgattgaaactaaaattaaaaaaaaagttattagtaaaacaaattaaatcgAACGTTTAAACTTATACAAAACCgagttatttacatttttttattttataattagcacaaagttaatgttgattaactaataaataaaaatcttcaCTATTATtgttatggtaatataattaatgatatgATGTATTGTTAAAGTAGTATAATTATGGAAAGAAAATTAACGTAATTACTAAAAAGACATTATACTTCTTTTTTATTCTGTtatccatgttttcaaacaattctcattttttttaaattattatccatgttttcaaatattactaaaagatatttcagttttaataatatagataatgcCCGAAGAAACTTGTTATTTTGATGAGAACTTGTGTATATGTATTGTTCATAggtagtattatatatatatatagagagagagagagagacaaagtcggtttaatattactaaactaaatataataaatataatattttaatattactaattaattataatataaatctaactatgatatttttgttagaatttttaattattctaaaGTTAATGATAAATTATCAGTTAAATCACTaaagttatttattaaaactaataattgaggataaaatataaaattatgagTAAACCTAAAATCATGAAGAGCATGGCAAACCAACAAATTCAATtctcatataaatttaatatatatgatatgatattatcgttagaattattttattattttgatgataatgataaattGTTAACTAAATCACCATaactaattattaaaactaataattgaACATAACATATGAATAAACCTAAAATAATAGAGAACATGACAATTCAATAAATTCACTTTTCAAAtgatagtatagatagatatattatCCAATTTACTTATTTCCAGTAGTAAAGTGTCTGCATATTCCACTCTATTGGTGGTTTATAATATGGTCATAGAGCATGATAAAGTATTTCAAACGATGCTAGACAAGCCGTTGGAGGGTGGAAGAAGCTCATGTGTTGCATTCAAACTGCACACTGCACAAGAGTTGAAGACAAGTGGACAACCAGCAACAATGGGCAACAACTTTATACAACTTTGACCAACAAAAGTTGTTTGTCAGTATACTGTTTTGTCTTTATGATCCAAGTGCACAAAAACAGAAGCAGAGGAAGAGTTCTAAAACATAAGTTGTTTGGATTTGGTTGAGACTTAGGTCTTGAGAAAGACTCGTCAGGGTTAGGCCACCAATTATTATAAAAAGTGTAATTCGTTTGTCATTCAATCTTCACCTTGTGTCACAGTCAGGGTGATTGAGTTTGTTGTGTGATTTGTAGAAGTAGCCAAACTCTTATCATTTGAACACGAAGACTAAACGAACCAAAACAGAAAATTACTGGAGAAAAGAACTCACACCGAGTTTTACcagtttgtatatatatatatatcgatgTGTTAGAACCTACCTCTCGAGTGGGAGGTTGTGTCTAGCTAATTTGCTATCTGAGAGTCTTGAGCTTCAAGAAGTTACAACAAATGTGATAACTTTCCTCTTACAAGAACTCGAGTTAGCAAACCGTCACTCTTAAAACACTCATGTAGTAAAAGGCATTTTCTTGACCACCCAAATGGAACTTAATCACATCAGACTACTTCACCGACACAAATCAAAAGCAAACAAGTTTTACAACTCCAACATTATGTTATGATTGTTGTAGTCACCAATATAATGTTTGACCCCAACATTAGAAACTGTTATTTGTTATAGAACAATCCCCCCCAAAGAAGCACTTTTTGTGCAGCAGAGCTGTCTCAGCGTAACAATAGCAGGCTGAAAACCTGATCTTAGGGGAACAACAGAAGTCACTCTCATGTGTTGCGCATTAAGGTTTTTAGGCCGAGTCAGCGTCATCCGAAGCATCTCTCCATCAAAGACCTGATTAACCATAGATGCTGCAACGGAAACAACAACATCAAAATAAACATCTCAAGAAACTAAATCAGAGGCGTAAATAGAAAATTACCGGCTTTAGGATTGAGTTTGGTGAAGTGGAAGAACTCATCAGCTGAGCAACCGAAGAGGACAGTAGCAGCTCTATCAAAACATATGACAGTTTTAACTGATGTATCTGTTACTACAGACATCTGATAGATTAAACAAACACAGATTCAGATAGTTTTTTAGGACACAGCTATAGACAGTAAGTCTCAGTTTTGGGTTCGTACGAGAATACGGTAGAGCAGCTTGGGTTCGTTGGATTGGCAGAATTTGCataaggaggaagaagaagagaagacgcATTTGTTATTATCTCCGGGAAGGACTCTCTCGCAGCGAGAGCAAACTCTGTAGCAATAGTCGCTGAGGTCGACGGCAAGCAATTGGCAAAGAACCGTTTGATCGGATTCCATTTTTAAGGTTTTTCTTCTGGGTTTCGAAGTTTGCTTATAGACAGACAAAAAGGAGAAAACAGAGGGAATTGCCAAAATGGGCTCGGGCCTTACGGTTTTCTCAAGGCTCAAGGAGTTTTTCAGCGAGGAGGATCAGGAAAGGTCCGCTGTGGGAGGCGAGAacaaaaacttattttaaaattgattacaCTAAAACGACATTGTCTAGTTAAAAacagtactccctccgtttttttattataagtcgtttTGAAGctatgcacatagattaagaaaatcattaattttttatattttcgaaacaaaaacatcattaattatttacctaactacaatttaaccaatagaaaaatagaagatatattatcattggtcagacaacattaattactaataaatgttacataaaaaaccgaaaacgacatataatttagaacaaaaaagtttctctaaaacgacttatattaaaaaacggagggagtataatttACATTGCTGAGTATTAGCTAACAGACtctaatatgaaaatatcttcaTTAAGATTAAAGTGTGTACAAAGAGGAGTATTTATACTCATACATTAGACTACTCTATACTAACGTCTACACTATAcaagtatgtgtatgtaaaCTATATACAATTatcattatatatgtattagtcCCTCTCAAGATGGCGTTAGAATGTTGAGAAAACTCATCTTAGACATGAAACGATGAAACATAGCCGGATAGAGAGCCTTCGTGAACGGATCAGCTAACTGATTCTCAGTCCGTACATGAAGTGTCTTCAACTGACCACGCACCAGCTTCTCTCTAATAGAATGACAATCACGCTCGATATGTTTCGTCCGTTCGTGGAATACGGGATTCTTGGCAATGTGTAGAGCAGCAGTACTATCACAATAAAGAACAGGCACAGAAGGTGGAGCAACTTGTAAATCATTGACCATACGAGAAAGCTAAATAAGCTCCTTCGAAGTGTACGCCATGGctctgtactctgcttctgcagAAGAGTGAGATACGACATCATGTTTCTTAGATTTCCATGAGATCAGAGAGTTACCAACGAAGATACAGAACCCAGATATTGAACGTCTTGTATCAGGACATTGAGACCAATCTGAATTGCAAAATGCTTTAATCTGGAAATCATCATCAACAGGATAGAAAAGACCTTGACCAATGCTTCCCTTGAGATAATGCAGTATCTTGTGTGCAGCCTTGAGATGAGGAACCCGAGGATCTGAAGAATACTGACACAATTTATGTACTGCAAAATAGATGTCTGGGCGAGTGATTGTGAGATAGAGAAGTCTCCCAATCATTCGTCTATAAACTTCAGCATTTGGAATTTTATCACCAACTTCAGCCGCTAGTTTGATGCTTGGATCCATAGGTACAGAGGAAGGCTTGCAGTCAAGAAGACCAGCATCAGTGAGGAGTTCCAAAATGTACTTATGTTGACACAAAGAGATGCCTGCTTGAGAACGAGCAATCTCAAtcccaaaaaagaaagaaacgtgTATGGGTAAACCTCCACTCATGAGCTAGCTTTTGAGTGTGAGTTACGCCCATCACTAATATTTACATTGCTGAGAATTAAACATATGACATATTCTAAGTCTTTGAATGGGTGATCAAAGAATGAAGAtgaacattaaattttttttatcattcataataaaaaatttctattcacaagaaatattttttactctTCTGAAGAAAAACCATTGTTATTATGCCTATAACTTCCGTGTGTCGTTGATGCAGTTTACGTAGTTCCGTAAAGATCATTCATTCTTTGTCCAAAGATAATGCCAAATTAAATATAGTACGTTTTATAGAAGAGATATTCTGATTTGCCCCTTGCAGTAGTATctagataataataatatctaGATATTATATTTGTTCTGTTTAGAGGTCATTAACCTTTTTTCTTAAGTGACAATGTTTTTTGTCAAAATATCCCTACCAAATTTCATGAACAGGAAGTATATATACGCTACGCATGTTGAACAGAAAGTGCAAACCCATAAATACGAAAATTAGAAAAcgataaatcaaataaaaaccgTGTCGGACCAGCCCGATGTTAGCGGGTGACTGAGCAATAGCTTTCAAATTAAATTTGGACTGTGGACTGCTAACGACATTATTTGCGCTTTTTTCCCCCACTTTCGcatgatataaataattgaATAAACAATGTGGAATTATTTACGCAATCATATGTCTAATCACTAGGTCACGGTGTTGCTATA encodes:
- the LOC106430486 gene encoding uncharacterized protein LOC106430486, with the protein product MESDQTVLCQLLAVDLSDYCYRVCSRCERVLPGDNNKCVFSSSSSLCKFCQSNEPKLLYRILMSVVTDTSVKTVICFDRAATVLFGCSADEFFHFTKLNPKAASMVNQVFDGEMLRMTLTRPKNLNAQHMRVTSVVPLRSGFQPAIVTLRQLCCTKSASLGGIVL
- the LOC125607150 gene encoding uncharacterized mitochondrial protein AtMg00810-like, encoding MSGGLPIHVSFFFGIEIARSQAGISLCQHKYILELLTDAGLLDCKPSSVPMDPSIKLAAEVGDKIPNAEVYRRMIGRLLYLTITRPDIYFAVHKLCQYSSDPRVPHLKAAHKILHYLKGSIGQGLFYPVDDDFQIKAFCNSDWSQCPDTRRSISGFCIFVGNSLISWKSKKHDVVSHSSAEAEYRAMATAALHIAKNPVFHERTKHIERDCHSIREKLVRGQLKTLHVRTENQLADPFTKALYPAMFHRFMSKMSFLNILTPS